Genomic segment of Ancylothrix sp. D3o:
CCGCAGTGTTGGCAGTCTTGTTCACCTTGCCAATCAATTTTTAATTTTGCGAGGAAGACTCTTAAAAATCGGCTTAGCAGAACTTTCTGAACAAGAGAAAAACCCCGTCTCGGAAGATAGAAAAATCCGTCAAGCAGGAGAACCGGCCCGCTTAATTTCTGCTTCTCCAACCGCCCTTAAAGACACCCTCAAAGAACTGAACCCAGGCGATGCTATCTTAGTCAGAACCGAAGAAGAAAAAGACAAATTCGGCACCGAGTTTCAATCCACCCTGATATTCACCGTCGAAGAAGCAAAAGGACTGGAATTTGACACGGTTTTTCTGCTTGAGTTTTTCCGACCTTCCCAAGACCTTTGGGGGCGCTTTTTCCGTAACAGTATTATTCAAATCAAAGAAACCCCACAACTGCAATTAGAACTCAATCTCCTCTATGTTGCCATCACCCGCGCCCGCCGGATTTTAAACATTTGGGAAACTGAACTTTCTGCACTTTGGCAACAACCGGAATTAACCCAATGTGTCTTGCCTCTCGCCCCCGAATTAGTCCAGAAATCTCGTGAAGAACCTACGCCCGAAAGTTGGCAACAACGCGGCCTTTATTACTTCAAAGCTGAATTTTACCGGCAAGCTATTGAGTGTTTTGAAAAAGCCGGAGATTTGCTTAACAAAACTTGGGCTGAAGCCAAATCTCTTGTCCAACAAAAACAGTATAGTAAAGCCGGTGAATTGTTTGCCCAACTTTCTCAATGGGAAACTGCGGCCCGCTTGTTTGAAAAAGATAAAGAATGGGAAAAAGCGGCAGAATGTTGGGCAAACACCGAAAACAAAAATCAACAGATCCGCTGTGAAATTGCCGCCCTCGAAATTGCCGGTGACTGGCAACCAGCCGCCCAAAAATGGGAAGAAATAGGCGAAACAGAAAATGCTAAACGCTGCTGGCTAAAAAGCAACAACGAAACCAAAAAAGCTCAATACAAAGCCGAAGAATTTGAGCAGAAAAAACAATGGCAAAAAGCCGCCGAATACTATGAACTTGCCCAACTTCCCCACAAAGTTGCCCACTGTCGGGCTTTAGAATTTGAAAAACGCCAACAATGGGAAAATGCTGCTCAACAATATGAACTAAGCGGTAATTTTGAAAAAGCCAAAGAATGCCGCGCAAAATTGCCGGTTGAATACCCCGAAGATGCAGCAGCTTTTGGTAGACGAGGTAACGAACGCCTCAGCAATGGTGACTATCATGGTGCGATTGCAGACTATAACGAAGTGATTAAAATTAAACCTGATTTTGGTTATGCCTATCATAATCGAGGCGTTGCCCGTCACCGGCTGGATGATCATAGCGGTGCCATTGAAGACTACACAAAAGCCCTCGAACTTGTCGCTATCCATGACGTCAAAGCTGCTAAAACTTACGGCTATCGAGGCGCCGCACGCGCTGCTTTAGGCGACCATGAAGCAGCATTAGAAGACTATAATAAAGTCATCGAAATTGACCCCTCGGAAATCAGCGCCTACAACAACCGCGCCGCTACTCGTCACCGTCTTGGCGACTATCAAGGCTGCATTGATGATTACACTCAAGTGTTACGCAAAGACCCCACCAACGCCCTCGCTTTTGGCAACAGAGGCGCGGCAAAATCAGCCCTGGGAAATCATCAAGGTGCCATTGATGATTTAACTCAAGCTATTAAATACAATGCCTCTTTAAATCAACTGTTTTATCACCGAGGCAACGCTTATTTAGCTGTTGGAAACTATCAAGCCGCCATTCAAGATTTTACTACCGAATTGCAGCGCAGCCCAGAAATTTCTCAGGTACATTACAAACGAGGAAATGCTTATTTAGCGGTGGCAAACTATCAAGCTGCTATTTATGATTTCAATGAAGAAATTAAACGCAATCCCTCCCACGCTGCTGCCTATAGTGACCGCGCCATTGCTCGCTCTAGTTTAGGCGATCATCACGCAGCTATAGATGATTTAAACCAGGCTATTTTGATTAACCCCAGTTTAGCCGCTGCTTACAATAACCGAGGTGCGGTGCGTCGAGATTTGGGAGATACTGAAGGAGCGCTGGAAGATTACAATAAAGCCATTAGTCTCAATCCAAATTATGCTGATGCTTTCTATAACCGGGGTGTCTCTCGTTCGGTTTTAAATGATATTGAAGGTGCGGTGGCTGATTGGAATCGCGCTGTGGAACTTAATCCAAATAATCCGCTTGCTTACTATAATTTGGGAGTGAGTAAAATTCAAAACAAAAATTATCAAGGTGCCATTGAAGATTACACGAAAGCCATTGAAATTGCCCCAGAATTTGGCGAGGCTTATTTTGAGCGTGGTTCAACTCGCAATAAGTTAAAGGAACGTGCTTTAGCTATTAAAGATTTGCAAAAAGCCGCGCAAATTTTTAGCAAACGAGGTGATAAAGATCGTCTGGAAGAAACAATGGAAAAACTGGAGAAAATTAAAGCTAAACAATTGATGGATAAGCTATAAGACAAGCGTTTAAAAAAACTCGGTAACTAGGGGCATTCACCGGGTTTTTATATCCCGCTTAATTATCATAATTTAAAGTTTAAAAATTGCGCCGCGATTGAGTAAATCTTCTCTCAACGCTTCAGTCATGCCCACATTTTCACCAAATCGGGCATTTTTTACTTGAGCGCCGGTGAAGTCTGCGCCGGTTAAATCTGCCCCAATAAAAAGCGCTTCTGTTAATTCAGCATTGATAAATTGAGCATCTCTTAATTGACTTTTATTCAGTTTGGCACCTTTGAGAATTGCATTTTTTAGATTGGTATTGAATAAAAAAGCCATTGTCAAATTAACGCCGCTTAGGTTAGTATTACTGAGATTTGCATCGCACAAATTCACATCAGAAAGGTTGGCGTCGCTGAAGTTAGCCCCACTCAAATTTGCTCGCCAAAAATTAGAAACTCGGAAATTTGTATTTACACAATTTGCTTCCATCAAGTTAGCACGCCGCAGCGTTGTCCCGCACAAAAGAGCATCGCTGAGGTTCGCTCCTTTGAGTTCCCGCCCCTCTACTTTCAGGTTGACAATTTCCCAAATTAAACGCCATTTGCCGACAAATTGAGTTGCTTCATTAATTTTAGCTCCCCGAAGATTGGCGCCGGTAAAGTCGGTGTCGGTGAGGTTGGCATCATATAAAATGGCATCATTGAGAGCGGCATTATTGAGATTAACACCGGCCAAATTTGCCCCTGATAAATTGGCATTTATCAAGCAAACATAATGTAGCTGTGCTTGGCTTAGATCCGCACCGGCCAAGTTTGCTCGGTTTAAACTCGCACCATTGAGATCCGCTTGATTAATTCTTGCTTTTGTTAAGTTGGCCCCGCTGAGGTCGGTGCGGTGTAACTTAGCCTTCTTAAGCGTTGCTCCTGTTAAGTTTGCACTGTTGAGGTTGGCTTCGCTGAGGTTGGTGTCGCTGAGGTCGGCGCCCGTCAGGTTGCTAGTGCTGAGGTCGCTATGCAACAAAGAAGCGTCACACAGTTGAGAATTCGTCAGGGTGGCGCAACTAAAATTCGTGCGGCTGAGATTTGCTTTAGTTAAAGTCGCGCCGGTCAAGTTTGCCAAATTCAGGTAAGCACCGCTGAGATTGACCCCTGTAAGGTCGGCTTTGCTTAGATCAGACCGGCTGAGGTCGGCACAAAGCAGATAACTGTAGCGGAGGTTTACCCCAATCAAAATAAGGCCGCTGAGGTCGGCCAGAGTCAGATCAGCACCGGCCAAGTTAACGCCGTCAAAATGCACCTGTGGTTGTTGTTCGTCTGGTTGGGCCGGCGCGGACAAGGTATCAGCAGGCGTGCCGGCAGGACGCCCTATAATGCTACTGAGAAGTTTTTTAATAGAAGCTTCATCCGCCATAGCTCAACTCTGCCCAATAGGAATAGCCATTATTTTAATTGAACTTGATACAACCGGCTAATGTCACCCTTCGCTTACAATTTTTGTTTGTTAAGCACAGCACTTTAGCAACTCTTATATAAAAATAGCCTTAATTTTGCCAAAACAACAGCCGCCGCGACAGCCACCAACTTTCCAGCTTATTCTTCTTCAAAAAATGCGCCTCTTTCAATAAAATTCTCTTTCATTTGCTCAGAAACCCCAGGGTTACTTCCCAAGCGAGTTTTCTCTAAATTTGCCCCCTTAAATTCTGCTCGCGTTAAATCAGCCCCCCTTAAATCTGCACCGGCAAAATTCACCCCAGTTAAGTCAGCATTTTTTAAATTAGCACCAGTTAGATTGGCACCGGCCAAAGAAGCCCCACATAAATAAGCACTACTTAAATTTGCCTCACATAACAACGCGCCGGTTAAATTAGCATTACTGATATTCGTTCGCAAATCAGCCCCAGTTAAATTACACGATTCTAAATTTGCTTCCGCCAAAGAAGCATTCACCAACACCGCATAACTAAGATCAGCAAAAGCCAAATTTGCCCCCGCCAGATTCGCCAGCGTTAAATTTGCCTTTTCTGCCCTTATTCCTGCCAAATTCGCACCTTCCAAATCAGAATAATGCAAATCTAAATGACTCAAATCAGCCCCCGCTAAATCCTCCAAAATATTTAATCCTAAACTTTCAGCAGTTGTTGCTAATTCCCCTTTTTCTTGTAACAAAAACTCTCGCAAAATTTCTATTTGCTGCCGGTAACATTCCTGAGCCTTTTCCGAGTCTCCCTCTTCCTCATAACAAGCGCGGATACTCCCCAAAGATTGACCTTCCATCAAGCTATTTTTTATCATTTTAGCCAAAGATAACCGGTGTTGATAACACTCAATAGCCTTTTTAAACTCCCCCATTTGGCAATAATTATTACCCAAATTTAAAAGCGCATTGCATTGGCCGATCACATCTTCAACTTCCTTAGCAATCCCCAAATGTTGCTGATAACAATTCAGCGCTGATTGAAAATCTCCCAAAGCTTGATAAGCCGCCCCTAAATTGCCTAAAGCTGCACCTTCCTTGCGAGGATTTGATGTTTTCCTGTAAATTTCCAGCGCTTCTTTCCACAACTGCAAAGCACTTTCAAACTCACCGGCTTGATATTCAGAAATCCCTTGTTTAAGTAATAAATCGGCCTGTTCGCTCATACTAATTCCCTAATTTAGTTTTTATCCACACTCATTTCTGCTGCTTTTAAACTTCAAAAATTGCCCCCCGCTCGATTAAATCTTTCTGCATTTCTTCTGTTATTCCCGAATCGTGACGAAACCTCGCCCCCTCAATATTTGCACCGGCCAAATTCACCCCTGCCAATTTTGTTAACATCAAACCGGCATCTTTTAACTCAGCATCACTTAAATTTGCATTACTTAAATCCGCATCACTTAAATTCGCATTACTCAAATTAGCTTCTTTTAAATTTGCCCCAGCTAAATTTGCCCCACCCAAGTTTGCCAGAGCTAAAGAAGCCCTATGTAAATCGGCATTTTGCAGGTTAGCATCACTCAGCAAAGCACCCGAAATATCCGCCCCAGCTAAATTTGCCCCACTTAAATTTGCCCCACTAAAATCCACATCACTAAGCAGCGCACCCCGCAAATTAATCCCCTCTAAATTGGCATTACTTAAATCACTTCCCTCTAAAGAAACTCCCAGTAAATTTGCACCGGCAAAATCAACCATATAATTCAACCCAGCCAGCTTTGCCAATTCCCTAAAATTCTCAGTTTTGGCCCCTAAAACTTCTTCAATTGCTTGGCTTAAATTCGCCGTTTCTCTAAACGGGTTCTCCGATATTTCGTAACCGCTTCTTTCCGACATCTCTGGAGATTGATAATTCAAAACCCCTACCCAACCCCCGCCAATTTGCTGATTTTCTTGCAGCCATAGCGCAAGTTTTGTTTCTAAAATCGCGTGTTTATTGGGGCTGATATCAAAATGCCATAACCCCTCAGCGCCGGTGACTCTCAGACAGCCCGGTGAAATTTGAAAAAACGTTTGAATTTTGGCCGGAAAAGCCTGCAATTCTATCGTTGCTAATTTAAAATTTTCCAGCTTACTTTGGTTCGTCTGTTTTGGCAGAGAAAACTCCCAAGTCGGTTGAGTTTCTGACTCAACAAAACTCACTTGACAGACCTCCTTTGCAGCGCTATCTTTTTTAGAAATCAGCCTTTGAGTTTGAGGAGATTCTTGGCAAGACGGCCCAACAAATGTAGCGTTTTCTAACTTAAGTTTTAACCGGCCTCCCCTCAAGGCATATTTGACATATCCTGTCATCAAAGCTTGGCAAGCTTCATCAAAATGCAGAGTCACATACAAGTCGATTTGCTGCAAATTCCCCTCAGAGGCGCTGGCAGCGGTTAGTTCCATTAACAGGCAATCTGTTTGCGGTATTGGCGAGAGTGGTTGCTGCATGGTCAATTTCAACGTGCGTGGGCATAATTTACCTAATCTGTAAATTTACCACGAGCCGGCACCGGCATTGAATTTTTTTTTCAAAAAGTTTAATAGTTAAGTTTGTTGTGCCCCCGCTGCCGGTCTTTTTTCCTGGCTCATCAAGGCGATAGCGGACTAATTTTCCGGCTTGGCATCGAGGCAAGTTGCAGTTTTTTAGAAAGAGCAATTTTTCTGATAACAAAATTTATTGGAAAAAATTAAAAAGTTATTTTTTAACAAAAGCTGAATCCTAAGTTTTTACCTTTGCCTTTGCCGCTTCTTCATCTCAATTAATTTCTCCGGCAATTGACCGCACTGTAACTTTAACATCAATGTTTGTCTGCTTGTAATTGCTCGGTTGTGCCATAAGCATAACTCAAAATTTTCTCAGCCACAAAAGCCGTATCTGCCCAAATTTTCCCCCGAAAAAAAATTAAGGGCGCTTTCTTCACTGAAGAACGCCCTGCATTGGCTTATAAGATATTGTTTTTATCCTGCTCGCCAGTGCCAGGTATTAAGCACGGGGCAGTTGATTTATTTGGGCTTCATCAAGTCCCACTTCAGCAGCAGTACGGCTAAGCATTGATTGCTGGCGGTGTTTAACTTGGTGTTGTTGAACCATCATGCGGACGCGGGCTTGTTCTTGAGTATTCATTTTCCTTCTCTCCTTTGTTATTAAATAGTTTCAGTCAACAATCGAGGCCAAAATTAGCTCATGGTTGCGTTTGAGCGGTCGTAGGAAACATTGAAACCAGACATCGGTTTGCCTTGAATATTTGTCCAGTAATCATCAGCTTCGATTCCCACTTCAGCCGCCACACGGTTGAGCATCGATTGCTGGCGGTTTTTGACTTGGTGGTGGTGGCGCATCATTAGGGCGCGAGCTTGTTCGTCTGACATGATAGATATCTCCTGATTTTATAAGTTTTATAGTCGGGGTTGTTTGTCCACATTTTTAATATAACAGACATTTCTGTATCTATTTTTACAAATTGCTTTTTCTTAATAAAACTTAATAATTTTCTCACCGAGCCACAAAAAAACCCCGTTGCTGCCAGAAACGAGGTTTGTCAGATAAATGTATTCAAGTTTC
This window contains:
- a CDS encoding tetratricopeptide repeat protein — translated: MSLPAVLHPEIVNFIREIPQSSLKKKIWNCIEKVREQQFNSGLRVKKLKGINKKVWEARITKASRLIFTYEKSREPQTGTAQIYIAVQDICLDHDDVSRNAKARKRTPDTEWLDAEIIETIGNIDSPRLTIKQKSALQAVRDEELTLPAEFQDELLSNIPWQVIESEEAWHQAIIAQNSELPLKLTPEEYQLVQLPGTLLLSGSAGTGKTTVALYRLLQSLQNSPAGKRLYIAQNPLLVANAREQFKKLLGNSHPSAESIFEFKTMRDLCLEILENAAQPYRPEDEVNFQAFWLIYRAHPKRKQYPSALIWDEIRSIIKGSQLSPNLDLIAEKDYEKLGKKRSTVIPQNQRREVYSLAEWYQKRLKQTNSFDEIDLARNVLRILKQNPQQYNFIVCDEVQDFTELHLELLLQLGASGARFFFAGDLNQTISPSGFRWEDLKQKFYRQNQEVLEKTLYFNFRSVGSLVHLANQFLILRGRLLKIGLAELSEQEKNPVSEDRKIRQAGEPARLISASPTALKDTLKELNPGDAILVRTEEEKDKFGTEFQSTLIFTVEEAKGLEFDTVFLLEFFRPSQDLWGRFFRNSIIQIKETPQLQLELNLLYVAITRARRILNIWETELSALWQQPELTQCVLPLAPELVQKSREEPTPESWQQRGLYYFKAEFYRQAIECFEKAGDLLNKTWAEAKSLVQQKQYSKAGELFAQLSQWETAARLFEKDKEWEKAAECWANTENKNQQIRCEIAALEIAGDWQPAAQKWEEIGETENAKRCWLKSNNETKKAQYKAEEFEQKKQWQKAAEYYELAQLPHKVAHCRALEFEKRQQWENAAQQYELSGNFEKAKECRAKLPVEYPEDAAAFGRRGNERLSNGDYHGAIADYNEVIKIKPDFGYAYHNRGVARHRLDDHSGAIEDYTKALELVAIHDVKAAKTYGYRGAARAALGDHEAALEDYNKVIEIDPSEISAYNNRAATRHRLGDYQGCIDDYTQVLRKDPTNALAFGNRGAAKSALGNHQGAIDDLTQAIKYNASLNQLFYHRGNAYLAVGNYQAAIQDFTTELQRSPEISQVHYKRGNAYLAVANYQAAIYDFNEEIKRNPSHAAAYSDRAIARSSLGDHHAAIDDLNQAILINPSLAAAYNNRGAVRRDLGDTEGALEDYNKAISLNPNYADAFYNRGVSRSVLNDIEGAVADWNRAVELNPNNPLAYYNLGVSKIQNKNYQGAIEDYTKAIEIAPEFGEAYFERGSTRNKLKERALAIKDLQKAAQIFSKRGDKDRLEETMEKLEKIKAKQLMDKL
- a CDS encoding pentapeptide repeat-containing protein — its product is MSEQADLLLKQGISEYQAGEFESALQLWKEALEIYRKTSNPRKEGAALGNLGAAYQALGDFQSALNCYQQHLGIAKEVEDVIGQCNALLNLGNNYCQMGEFKKAIECYQHRLSLAKMIKNSLMEGQSLGSIRACYEEEGDSEKAQECYRQQIEILREFLLQEKGELATTAESLGLNILEDLAGADLSHLDLHYSDLEGANLAGIRAEKANLTLANLAGANLAFADLSYAVLVNASLAEANLESCNLTGADLRTNISNANLTGALLCEANLSSAYLCGASLAGANLTGANLKNADLTGVNFAGADLRGADLTRAEFKGANLEKTRLGSNPGVSEQMKENFIERGAFFEEE
- a CDS encoding pentapeptide repeat-containing protein gives rise to the protein MADEASIKKLLSSIIGRPAGTPADTLSAPAQPDEQQPQVHFDGVNLAGADLTLADLSGLILIGVNLRYSYLLCADLSRSDLSKADLTGVNLSGAYLNLANLTGATLTKANLSRTNFSCATLTNSQLCDASLLHSDLSTSNLTGADLSDTNLSEANLNSANLTGATLKKAKLHRTDLSGANLTKARINQADLNGASLNRANLAGADLSQAQLHYVCLINANLSGANLAGVNLNNAALNDAILYDANLTDTDFTGANLRGAKINEATQFVGKWRLIWEIVNLKVEGRELKGANLSDALLCGTTLRRANLMEANCVNTNFRVSNFWRANLSGANFSDANLSDVNLCDANLSNTNLSGVNLTMAFLFNTNLKNAILKGAKLNKSQLRDAQFINAELTEALFIGADLTGADFTGAQVKNARFGENVGMTEALREDLLNRGAIFKL
- a CDS encoding pentapeptide repeat-containing protein; protein product: MQQPLSPIPQTDCLLMELTAASASEGNLQQIDLYVTLHFDEACQALMTGYVKYALRGGRLKLKLENATFVGPSCQESPQTQRLISKKDSAAKEVCQVSFVESETQPTWEFSLPKQTNQSKLENFKLATIELQAFPAKIQTFFQISPGCLRVTGAEGLWHFDISPNKHAILETKLALWLQENQQIGGGWVGVLNYQSPEMSERSGYEISENPFRETANLSQAIEEVLGAKTENFRELAKLAGLNYMVDFAGANLLGVSLEGSDLSNANLEGINLRGALLSDVDFSGANLSGANLAGADISGALLSDANLQNADLHRASLALANLGGANLAGANLKEANLSNANLSDADLSNANLSDAELKDAGLMLTKLAGVNLAGANIEGARFRHDSGITEEMQKDLIERGAIFEV